ATAAATGGAACACAACCGTTCAAGGGCGGCGTCTGCCTCCACCGACGCTCCCTCACGGGCTGCCACGACCACACTCCAATGTGTAGTCAAGAAACATTGCGCCGATGCCATGCTGCTTCGTTCAAGGCTGCGCTCGGGGAGCATAGAGCGAGTGTAAGATCTGTTCCCTAACTTTCAAAGGAAAAGTGCGGTTGTGACTCGAGGTCATCGCGTCACATCGCGAGGAAGCCTTCGTCGCCTGCCAGTGGCTGATTGATGAAATGAAACGCATCGTGCCGATCTGGAAGAAGCCCGTTCTTCGCCATCTGCAGAGTTGAGTAGGCTGAGGCCGAGAAACCTGAAGTCCCATGCTGATTGCCAAAATTAGTCTCCGAATTGCCCCTCACCCCGGCCCTTAAAGCTGTTCCAAAACCATTCATCGGCGGCGGGGAGAGATTTGGCCCCTCGCGCCGCAGCCGACGGTAAATAACTTTTGTTCGGGGAGGATTTTCTCTGGTGAACCATCGCACTTTCGCCGGTCCAACTGCTTGGCACGACACCAACGACAGCCTTCTACGAAAAACGAATACCTGCAAAACAGCAAGACCACGACACCGCCCGCTCCCATCGCCGCCTGGGTCGGCCTGGACTGGGCCGGTAAAATGCGCAGTCTCTTCCCATCCGATGGGGAGACCGTGGGCGCCGCAAAGCGGCCATCACCCAACTTTTGTTTTGGATTTTGACGGACAGAGACTAAATTGACCCCGGCTTTGCCATTGAACAGCAACTCGCAACGGCAAGTCGAAACCCTCAGTGAGTTGGGAAATTATTTATGAGTGAAACAACACCTGGTCTTAAAATCGCAAAACGCTCTTCTTGGGGACGCAAACTGGCGTTCATCTTTGGCGGTCTCCTGC
This DNA window, taken from Verrucomicrobiota bacterium, encodes the following:
- a CDS encoding molybdenum cofactor biosynthesis protein MoaE, with the translated sequence MASHREEAFVACQWLIDEMKRIVPIWKKPVLRHLQS